The following is a genomic window from Desulforhopalus sp..
GACCGCTGGATAAAGAATACCTCAGAGGTATTAAGGCCTTATGCGACCAACATAGGTTGTTGCTGATTTTCGACGAGATCCAGACCGGACTTGGCCGGACCGGGACGCTCTTTGCCCATGAACAATTGGGGGTCACCCCGGATATATTGACTATGGCCAAGGCCTTGGGTAATGGACTGCCTATCGGGGCGATGATGACTCGCGCTGATATCGCCGCAGCCTTCACCCCGGGGACACACGCCTCCACCTTTGGTGGCAACCCGGTGGCCTCGGCCGCTGCTGTGGCGGTGCTGTCGATCATGCTGGCCGATGACTTTTTCCCTGAGGTGCGGCGGAAAGGGGCCTATTTCCAGGAAAAACTGACCAGCCTCGTCGTTCGCTTTCCGGCGATTATCGATTCAGTGCGGGGCATGGGTCTGTTGATTGGAGCGGTACTCACGGAAAAAGGTGCAACCCAAGGACCGGCCATTGTTACCAAGATGTTTGAACGGGGTTTTCTCATGAATTTTGCCGGCAATATAGCCCTGCGCTTTGTTCCGCCCCTCATCGTCACGACCGAGGAAATCGACACCTTTATCGATGCTCTTGGCGAGGTGCTGGCAGAAATGAGCGATAGATAACGGTGAAAATGCGCTAAAACCAAGGATATCCGGGGGAAATGTTTTGCAAATCGCCGTTCTTTTAGGTAATGATTACATCTTTCTCCCCTGATCCAGAGAAGCGGGGGCTCCGCTTCTCAATGGGACTCGATTTTGACGAAGACCAACACGGGGAGGTAACCAAGGGGGTGTCTCCCCGCTGTTTTTAGAGGTGTACAGAGTGCCGAAGCATTTTAGATCATTACAGGAATTCTCGAAAAATGAGTTGACTGGTCTTATTAACCGGGCAATTGAACTAAAAAGTGAAAAAAAGGCCGGAAAGATCCATCAGCAATTAATGGGTAAGACCATTGGCTTGATTTTTGAAAAACCATCGACCAGGACTCGGGTATCCTTCGAGTCGGCCATGTACGGCTTGGGCGGACAGGTCATATTTTTATCGGGCCGTGATACCCAGCTGGCGAGATCGGAACCGCTCAAGGACATGTCCAGGGTCATGTCCCGTTACGTTGACGGTATGGTTGTTCGGACCTTCGGTCAGGAGGTGGTCGAGGAACTGGCCGCCTATGCTACGGTTCCGGTTATCAATGCCCTGACCGACCTGCATCACCCCTGCCAGGTGCTGAGCGATATCATGACGGTCATTGAGAAAAAAGGAGCGATCGAGCCCCTGCGCATTGCCTGGGTGGGAGACGGCAATAACATGGCCAACTCCTGGATTCAGGCGGCCGGGATACTCGGTTTCGAATTGGTTCTCGCCTGTCCGCAGGGCTATGAGCCGGATGCGGCAATACTTGCGGAGAGCAGGAAGATAGCCGGAAAACCGATCGTCCTCGTCGAAGACCCGGAGGTTGCGGTTCGCGGTGCGGCCGTCATCAACGTCGATGTCTGGGCATCCATGGGCCAGGAGGACGAGCAGGAGGAAAGAATCGGCATTTTCAGTAAATATCAGCTCAATCATCAGTTATTGGCTAAGGCCCCGGCTGACTGCATTGTCCTGCATTGTTTGCCTGCCCATCGCGGCGAGGAGATAACCGATGAGGTTCTTGAGTCGACGCAGTGCGTGGCCTTTGATCAAGCAGAAAATAAGATGCACATCCATAAGGCGATTCTCGAAAGCCTGATTGGTTGATGTTGTAAAAGGAAAGAATATAAAAATAATTAGGGGTTTGCTCCATGAGTGTAAACAAGATTGTTCTCGCCTATTCCGGAGGTCTCGATACCTCGGTAATTTTAAAGTGGCTTGCCGAGGAGTATAAATGCTCGGTGATCGCCTATTCCGCTGACATCGGTCAGGAAGAGGACTGGGATGCGGTAACTCGCAAGGGGCTGGCCACCGGCGCTGAGAAGGTGATTGTTTCCGATCTGAAGAAGGTCTTTGTCGAAGACTATATCTTTCCGGCTTTCCGGGCCAATGCCATCTACGAAGGCTCCTATCTTCTCGGCACCTCACTGGCCCGGCCGCTGATTGCCAAGGAACAGGTGCGCATCGCCCTTGCTGAGGGTGCCGATGCGGTGAGCCATGGGGCAACTGGAAAAGGCAACGATCAGGTGCGTTTTGAGCTTGCCTATATTGCCCTTGCACCATCTCTGAAGATCATTGCCCCCTGGCGGATCTGGAGTCTCAATTCCCGGCAGAAATTGGTGGAGTTCGCTCAGGATCATAATATCCCAGTGCCGGTGACCAAGGAGAAGCCGTATAGCTCCGACGAGAATCTGCTGCATATCAGCTTTGAGGGCGGAATTCTCGAAGACCCCTGGAACGAGCCGGAAGAGGCAATGTTCAAGCTGACCGTCGCCCCGGAAAAGGCCCCCGACAAACCGGCCTATCTGGAAATCACCTTCGAGGGCGGCAGCCCGGTGGCCCTTGATGGCGTGGCCATGGAACCACTGGCCCTCTTTACCGAGCTTAATCGCCTGGGAGGTGCCAACGGTATCGGCCGTCTTGATCTGGTGGAGAACCGATTCGTCGGCATGAAGTCGCACGGTGTCTATGAGACCCCGGGTGGTACTATCCTGCGCACTGCCCATCGCGATCTCGAAACCATCACCCTCGACCGTGAGGTCTTGCGTATCCGCGACTCTCTCGTGCCACGGTATTCCGAGCTGATCTATAACGGTTTCTGGTTCTCGCCGGAGCGGGAGTTGTTGCAAAAGACCATGGACGAGACGCAGAAGACGGTGAACGGCGTCGTCCGCTTGAAACTCTACAAGGGCAATTGCACCCCGGTCGGGCGTAAATCCGATCAATCACTGTACCAGGTTAATTTTGCTACCTTTGAAGAAGACACTGTCTACAATCAGGGCGATGCCACCGGCTTTATCCGGCTCAACGGCTTGCGTTTGAAAATCAATGCCCTGCAGGGGCGGTGCAGTAAATAGGACCCGGTCATGACTGTGCAGAAAAAGAGCGGCTCGGCAAAGATGTGGGGAGGGCGGTTTGGCGAGGGTACTGCTGCCTCGGTGGAGGCCTTTACCGCCTCTATCCACTACGATTGCCGGTTGTATAAATACGATATTGCCGGCAGCAAGGCCCACGCCGCCATGCTTGCCGACGGTGGCATATTGTCCCGGGAAGAGCTTACGGCCATAACCGATGGTCTTACGGCAATCGAAAAAGAGATCAGCGAAGGGACCTTTCAATTCCGGCGTGAGCTGGAAGATGTCCACATGAATATCGAAAAGGCCTTAGTTGAGCGCATAGGTCCAGCGGGTGCGAAGTTGCACAGCGGCCGCAGCCGCAACGATCAGGTTGCCCTTGATTTCAAGCTCTATCTGCGCGATCAGTGTGACGAGGTGCTTGTTCTCCTGGATGGTGTTCGCCGGGCCTTTGTGCTTCTTGCCAGGAAATATCTTGGTCGGATAATGCCGGGATATACCCATTTACAACGGGCACAGCCGGTGCAGATAGCTCATCATATGCTGGCTTACTATGAGATGTTCAGCCGTGACCGGGAACGAATGGTCGATTGCCGCAAGCGCCTTAACCTCTCGCCACTCGGCTGCGCGGCACTAGCCGGTACCGGCTTGCCCATCAACCGGGAGCAGGTGGCAAAAGACCTTGGTTTTGCCGGGGTAACAGCAAACTCGATGGATACCTCGGGTGACCGGGATTTTGCTATCGAGTTCACCAGTTGTTGCACCATCATTCAGCTGCACCTTTCCAGGCTGTCGGAAGAACTCGTTCTCTGGTCGAGTCAAGAGTTTGATTTTGTAAACATATCCGATAGATTCTGCACGGGATCGTCAATTATGCCGCAGAAGAAAAATCCGGATATTCCAGAATTGATCAGGGGCAAGTGCGGGCGGGTCGTTGGCAGCCTGATGACCCTTATCACCTTGGTGAAGGGCTTGCCGCTGACCTATAACCGCGATCTTCAGGAAGACAAGGAACCGGTTTTCGATACCGTCGATACGGTTACTGCCTCCCTTGCCATTATGGCGGAACTTCTGGAGAATCTCACCTTCAAAACGGAGCGGATGGCGGCGGCTACCGGTAAGGGTTGCATGACGGCAACCGATCTTGCCGACTATTTGGTATTGAAAAATGTACCCTTCCGCGAAGCCCATGCAATAGTCGGCCGGGCAGTTGCCTATTGTCTCGAAAAGGAGCGCGAATTGCCGGAACTGAGTTTGTCTGAGCTCGGGCAGTTTTCCGAGGTCATCGGTGAGGATGCCTTCGAGGTGTTACGTGTCGAAGGGTCGGTCAATAGTCGGATTTCCACGGGAGGAACCGGTGTTCTGAGAGTGGAAGAAGCATTAGTGACGGCGGAAAAAAAACTGGGGATCGGATTATGAGAAAAAGATGCTTTTTACGGATAATGGGAATTTTCTTTGTTGGTGCATTCTTGTTTTTGGCCGGAGGGTGCGGCGTTAAGAACAAACCAGTCCCACCCGCCAGTGTCGTGCCGGAGGCAATCGGTGACCTGCGGCATACAATTTCCGACAAAGGGGTGCAGCTGACCTGGTCGTACCCGGTTCGAACCGTTAAAGGATCGATTGTCGAGGATATCTCTTCTTTTGAATTGTTCCGCGCGGAAATCCCCTTGAATGCATACTGCGAGAGTTGCCCGGTACCATATGCGGACCCGGTGACGGTTGAGGGTGGGGCGCCGATGGATGGCAAAATAAGGCGAGAGGTGAAATATGATTCCGATCTCCTGCGTTCCGGGTATAAATATTTTTACAAGGTTCGCTCGCGCACGAGCTGGCTTGCCGATAGTGCCGATTCCAACGTGGTTACCTTTATCTGGTTTGAGCCGGCAGCGGCCCCCGAAAATGTGATCGCCGTATCTGGAGATCGTCAAATTGCCCTCACCTGGCAACCGGTAACCTTGAAAACGGCTGGTACCGATTTCGCTGTCAAATATCAGATTCGCCGCAGCCTCAATGGCAAGGATTGGACCAAGATCGGTGAGCCGCTCACTGCTACCGGTTACACTGACCGCCAGGTCGGCAATGGCCAGAAATATCACTATTCAGTGCAGACTCTGACTGCCTATAAGGCTGAGCTGGCGGAAGGAGGGGTGAGTAAGGCAGTTATCGCCACGCCGATCGACCAGACACCACCACCTGCCCCATCCGGAGTTACAGCTGTGCAAACCGCTGCCGGTATCAAGGTGTTTTGGGACCGCAGTGAGATCCAGGATCTCTCCGGCTACAAGGTTTATAGGCGAACTGCTGATCAAAATACCCATGAGATAATAGGTACGATAGAGCCGACGCATACGCTCTTTGTTGATGCCAAGGCAACTGAGGGAACTCGCTACTATTATGCGGTCACCGCTCTTGATGGGGCAAAGCCCGCAAACGAGAGTGCTAAGTCACGCGAGGCCACCGTCAGGGATTAACCGTAACAAGAAGGCCACATCTTCAGATGCCCTCCCGCCACAAGAGACGTGGTTGGGGGGCTCTGTTGTCTCGGGAAGGGATAGAAGGTGACCTGGTTGTTATTCGGAAAGAGGGGTTTTTGTAAGGGGGCCAGGTTGAAAATGTTTTTGGCTCATGTACAATAACGTAAGGAGACAGCAAAAGAGATGGTACAATTTCCCATTCCTTTTGAAAAGATGAGCGGAGCCGGCAACGATTTCGTGATTGTTGATAACCGCATTTGCCGCATCCCAGCAGCTGAGCAAGCGAAATTAGCACAGCGGATTTGTAGGCGTATGTTTTCACTTGGCGCCGACGGGATGATTTTTATCGAGGAGTCGGCTACTGCCGACTTTTCCTGGAATTTTTATAACGCTGACGGGTCTGTTGCCGAAATGTGCGGCAATGGTTCCCGGTGCGCGGCACGATTTGCGTATCGCCATGGGATTGCGGGTAAAAAAATGAGATTTGCCACTCTGGCCGGTATAATCGAGGCAGAGGTCGGTGAAGATGAAGCAATGGTAAGGGTGAAAATGACCAAACCCCATGATTTTCGGCTTGGTCTCTCCCTTGTCATCGGTGATGAAGAACGGCCGGTCAGCTACGTCGATACCGGTGTACCGCATGCGGTTATTTTTGTGAAAGATGATAGTATCCCGGTGAAAACTTGGGGAAGGATGGTGCGCTTTCACCAGCTCTTTGAACCGAAGGGGGCCAATGCCAACTTCGTCAAGGTGTTGGCTGACGGCAGGTTGAAGGTGCGTACCTACGAACGCGGAGTTGAGGCCGAGACAATGGCTTGTGGCACCGGGGCGGTTGCTTCAGCACTTTTTGCAGTAATACAAAAAGGCATGGAATCACCTGTGGAGGTTGTTACCTCGGGGGGGGAGGTCCTGACTATATTTTTTGATTTGTTCGACGGGCCGGTTGCTGACAATGTTTACATGCAAGGGCTGACCAGGTTGGTTTGTGTCGGAGAACTGGTTGAAGAAGCGCTGCTATAAATAACCTGCGCAGAAAAACCATTGCAAGAAAACAGCATAGCCGTCGGATGTACGGGACGGCATATGGAGCAGTAAGGGATTGGGCGGCCAGTCATAAGGTCACATCCCAACAGCTCTTGGCCCCGATAATGGGATGTGTCTCTAGCCGGAAAAATTCTTGGTATACAGTGCTTGAAGTGTTTTTTGGAGAGACCTGATAACGATGGAAAATTTGGTTTGGGAGGAGTCATGGAAAAGTTTCACGGAGCGCTTGTTGCACTTGTGACCCCGTTTATAGACGGTAGATTGGATGAGCAGGGGTTGATAGACCTTATTGAGTTTCAGATTGCCGGCGGTACCCATGGCATTGTGCCATGTGGAACCACCGGTGAATCGGCTACTATTTTGTTTGATGAGCATAAACGGGTTATTGACCTGACCGTTAAAACCGTCAAAGGGCGAGTTCCCGTGGTTGCCGGCACCGGGGCAAACAATACTCTGGAGGCCATCGAACTCACCGAGAGCGCCAAAGAAAGCGGGGCTGACGCGGTCTTGTCGGTGGTGCCCTATTACAATAAACCGAGTCAGGAGGGGATGTACCTGCACTTCCGGGAGATTGCCGAAAAAGTTGATATTCCAATGTTTCTCTATAATGTGCCGGGGCGAACGGTGGTGAACATGCTACCGGAAACTGTGGCACGTCTCGCACAAATCGACAATATCATCGGTATTAAAGAGGCATCCGGTAGCCTGGAGCAGATTTCCGACGTAATTCGTCGTTGCCCGAAGGAATTCATCGTCCTTTCCGGTGATGATTTTACTTCAATGCCGACAGCTTTTATCGGTGGAAAGGGGGTTATCTCCGTGGTCTCCAATGTCTATCCCCAGGGTATGGCCAAAATGCTTGAGGCGGCTCTGGTCGGCAATATTGACGAAGCGAATGTGCAGCATTACAAGATGTTCGAACTGATGAAAATGATGTTCATCGAACCCAATCCGGTTCCGGCCAAAAAGGCATTGGAGTTGATGGGTAAGATTAAGAGTGGGCATCCTCGTTTGCCCCTTGCCCCGATGGGCGCGACAAATCTGGAAAAATTGCAATCGGCGATGCGGACTATCGGCCTTATATAGTTCTTTGCGTGGTGATGAACCAGTAATTCAGGCACAGGAGCAGGGGGATATGACCAAGGTAATCATTGCCGGGGCAGCCGGCAGGATGGGGCAGCGGGTGGCGTATATGGTCAATCGCCATCCACTGCTGCAATGGACAGCGGGATTTGAGGCGGCGGGGCATTCCGCTGTTGGAAAAGACGCCGGGCTGTTGGCCCTTGGTGAGGCGAATGGAGTGATCATTGGTGAGGGTATCGAATCGGTGATCGATAAAGGTGATGTAATAATCGATTTCACCTTTCACAAGGCGACTATGGAGTTTGCTCGATTAGCTGCAAGGCATGGCCGGGCCATGGTCATTGGTACCACAGGCCTCACACCGGAAAATCTGCTTGAGCTGAAGGAACTTGCCAAGAACTTTCCCTGTGTTCAGGCCCCTAATATGTCGGTCTGCGTCAATGTCATGATGAAACTGGTGAAAAAAACCGCGGCAATTCTTGGCGACGACTACGATATCGAGATCATCGAGGCCCATCACAACAAGAAAAAGGATGCACCAAGCGGTACGGCCCTAAAACTTGCCGAAATGGCCGCGGAAGGAGTGGGCAGAAATCTCAGCGAAGTCGCGGTACTGGAACGGAATGGGATTATCGGCGAGAGAGGAGCTAAAGAGATCGGTATCCAGACGATTCGGGCCGCTGATATCGTCGGCGAACATACCGTTCTCTTTGCCGGCCCTGGTGAACGGATTGAATTGATTCACCGCGCTCATAGCCGTGACCATTTTGCTCGGGGCGCCGCCGCCGCGGCAGCCTGGATTGCCGGCAGAGAGTGTGGGCTTTACTCGATGTTTGACGTCCTGGGGCTACAGGATCTTTAGGAACTTGCAGATTGGCTTCTTGTTTTTTAAGAATTAACTTCGTAAAGATATCTGGGAACTCGTGAGGGCTGGGGCTGTTTGAATGCAATACGAAGTGAAGGCGATCATCGGATTGGGTTCGAATCTTGGCAACGGACGAACCATTCTTCAGGAGGCTTGGGAATATCTCGGGACTGTTCCAGGCATTCGGCTTGGCGGGCTGTCGCGCCCATATATGACCGCTCCAGTCGGCATGATCAGCAGGCATTGGTTTACCAACGCTGTGGGGAGCGTTTACACCTTCCTTGAGGCCGGAGATCTTTTACAAAGTCTGCTGGTGATTGAGGCAAGGTTTGGTCGCACTCGAGACAACCTGTCTTTTGGGTATCAAGATCGAAGCCTTGACCTCGATTTGTTGTATTACGGTGATGTGGCAACCGATAGCCCTGAATTGACCTTGCCGCATCCGCGAATTGCCGACAGACTGTTTGTGCTGGCGCCCCTCGGTGAGGTTGAACCGGAGTTTAGAGATGTGCTCAGTGGGAAGACCATTACCGAAATGGTTGAAGAACTCCAATCGCGAATTATGTCCGGTCACTTGAAAAATCAGGAAATTATTGTTGGGAGCTGGGATTGAAGGCGCATGGTTGCGAGAGCTTTTTACTTGTATGCCAACAGCAATGATGCGGTGAATATCACTTTATGAGAAATCCAACCTCGAGGAAATTTTGACACCACTGCGGATTATTATCCTTATTGCCCTCGTCTACATCGCTTACAGAGTGATTTTTGCGAAGGGAAGGTCATTGGGTGCGGGGGGAAAAATGCGCGGCACCAGGCCAGTGGATGCTCCTGTCGCTGATACCTTGGAGGAGGACCCGGTCTGCAAGAAACTTGTACCGAGTCGCCAGGCTGTGCAGATAGAGTGGCGGGGGGAAAAAATGTATTTTTGCAGCCAGAAGTGTTGCAATACCTTTAGAATCAAACAAGGAGAAAATGAATGAAGTTCTTTATCGATACCGCCAACTTAGAAGAGATAAAAAAAGGTGTTGAGATGGGCATGGTGGATGGAGTCACTACTAATCCATCACTGATAGCCAGAGAAAACAAGCCTTTTGAAGAGATCATCGCTGAGATCTGCAAGCTGGTCGATGGACCGGTAAGTGCAGAAGTGGTGAGCCTTCAGGCAGAGGGGATGCTCGAGGAAGCGCGCAAACTTGCCAAACTTGCTGAAAATATCGTTATCAAAATTCCGATGATCGTCGAAGGTCTGAAGGCCGTAAAGAAGCTCAGTGCTGAAGGGATTAAAACCAACGTTACCTTGGTTTTTTCGGCGGCACAGGCTCTGTTGGCTGCTAAGGCAGGGGCGACGTATGTCAGCCCTTTTGTCGGCCGTCTAGACGATATCGGCAATCCGGGAATGGAATTGATCAGTGACATCGTTTCCATTTACGATAACTATGGCTACCAGAGCGAGATCATTGTGGCAAGTGTCAGGAGTCCTCAGCATGTGCTGGATGCGGCCCTCATAGGTGCTGACATCGCGACAATTCCTTTTAAGGTCATCGCGCAACTTGCCAAACATCCGCTAACTGATATTGGTATCGAGCAGTTTCTTGCCGATTGGGAAAAGAGAAAAAAATAGATGAAGAATAATCTGACCGAGCGGTTGCATCGCCACGCATTCTTTCAGGGCTTGGCAAGACTTTTTGTCCTTGCTGCCCTGAGCACGATAGCGGTTGGCCCACTGGAGGCCAGGGGGTCGATGTATATCTGCCGTGGGAAATCGGGGGCGATGAACTTTACTAACGCCCCAGTCGGTTCGAACTGTCAGATATATTCCCTGACCCAGGATACTGGCTTCAGTGCATCGTTTGGTAGTGGCGGTGGCGGTGGCGGTGATTCGAAAATGTATGATATGGATATCCACCGCATCGGCCGCCGCTATCAGGTCGATCCACCACTTATAAAGGCGATTATTCTTGCCGAATCCGATTTTGATCACCGGGCAGTGTCGCGGAAGGGGGCCTTGGGACTGATGCAGCTGATGCCCGAGACTGCACGTGAGCTGCGGGTAGGCAACCCATTCAATCCACGGGAAAATATTGATGGAGGAACCCGGTATCTGCGGCAACTTCTCGATAACTTCAATGGCAATTTGAGCTTATCACTGGCTGCTTACAACGCCGGGCCGGGACTGGTATCGCGAACCGGTGGCGTCCCGGATATCCCGGAGACACAACAATATGTGACGAAGGTGTTAAAGCATTATAAGGAATACAAACGGGTGAAAGGTATCTCACCACTCTTGGTGAAGGAGTGAGCTACGAGGACTACACCTGGTGGCCTTTTTGATGGTTTCGAAACATCGCTAATAATTGGCGAAAACTATACTAGTTACGAAAGAAAATCTAATGAGAAGACCCTGGCAGGATTTGTTTTGGGAGAAAAGTAATGGGTGAGATGCAACAGGCTCTTGAAAAAATACAACCGGCAGCCTCGCTGGATGTGCAGGGACTCAACTGCCCCCTCCCGCTCCTGCGGATTAAAAAAAGACTGGCTAAACTAGCAATAGGCGAAGTGTTACTGGTTGTAGGTGCCAAGCCCTCATCGCATCTTGATATTTATGGTTGGTGCGAGCGGGTGGGACATATGTATCTGGGGGAAAAGGAAGAATTCGGTCAATTAAGCTTTTTTATTAAACGATGCAGCTAGGCCTAATGCGCTAGAATAAAAAAATATATTTGTAATCCGAATGATTCGAGGGAAGAATGGAGCATATACAATTCTCTCAGGTCAATTTCCTCTCACTTTGTTCTCATTCTTGATTAATAGTCGTTCTGCTGTAACTGCCGCCTCCCCCCGTATTGCCCTTGCTTCCCTCTTTGCGAAATCAGCTACATAACGATAGGATACACTCCTAAAATAAAAACACAGGCAGCCAGAAAGAAGGTACCGGCAGTTGCGAAGCACGACCCATCGGTTTCAAAGTTTTCCACAGCATCGTGAAAATACATATTGATGACCAGCCGAAGGTAGTACCACATTGACAGGATGCTGCTGACGATGCCGAGCACTGCAAGGGTTATTTCCCCTGCCGATATGGCACTGGTGATGATGTAGAATTTTCCCATAAATCCAGCTGTGGGGGGGATTCCGGCCATCGAGAGAAGAAAGACAGTGATGGCCGCAGCTGAATACGGCCGCACTTTGGCAAGCCCTTTAAAGTCATCAAAGGTCGATCTTCTCTCTCCGCTGCCCCCAAGGTAGGCAAGCGCGGCGAACATTCCCAGAGTGCCGGCGGCGTAGGCCGCCAGGTAATAGGCTATTACGCTGCCAGTGAATTGCTCGGTGTTTATGGCAACCAAGGCGATAAGCAGATAGCCGGAATGGACGATACCGGAGGCAGCCAGCATCCTTTTAAGATTGCTTTGGCCGATGGCGATAAGGTTGCCACCGAACATCGTGAATACGGAGACGTAAAAGAGAAATGTCACCCAGGTGCCGTGCAGTCCGCTGCTTTGGGCAAGGAGGTTGGCAAAAACGGTGAAGATTGCGGTTTTGAGAGCCGTGGCCATAAATCCAGTAACTGGGGTAGAGGCACCATCATAGACGTCGATAACCCAGGCATGGAAGGGGAAGGCGGCAGCTTTAAAAAGAAGTCCCACGATAATAAAGAAGACACCACCGAGGAGAAGAGGGGATGTTGCAGAATGGCTTAGGCAGTATGTTCCGATATCGATAAATTTGGTGCTCTTCACTCCACCATAAATGAGTGCCGACCCCATGGTAAAAAATGCGCCGGCAAAGGCCCCGAGCATGAGGTATTTGAGAACCGCCTCCGCCCCTTTGACATTGGCCCGGTCATATCCGACAAGGATATAGATTGCCAGGGACATAATCTCCAGAGCGATAAAACTGGTCATGAGCTCCTGAGACAAAGTGAGCAACAGCATGCCACAGGCTCCAAACATCATGACCGCGTAAAACTCCAGGGAGCAGAACAGGTTGACTTTGAAATAGGAGTGACTGGTCATTGCCGTAAAAAAACCGCAGGCAAGGATGATTAGTCCGGCCGCAGAGGTAAAGTCGCTCACCACTAACATACCGTTAAAGACATCACTGTAGGCAGCAGTCGCCGGACCTCCCCCAACCAGCAGCTGGACTAAAAATGCTACGGCAAATATACCCATGCTCAGATGGGCGGCCGTCTCAAGACGACTTTTTTCAAAAGCGGCAAGGAGCATCAAGAGGATGGCTCCTGTGCAGATGACGATCAGAGGGAGCAATGACAGAAAATCATTCATAATGGTCACAGAGCCTTAGTTCTTTTGATAATTGGGCGTTGAGGTCCGAGGCCTTGCTGTTGAAGCCAGGGCGTTAGGCGCGGTATTTGTGGCTGCTGCAATATGCTGCTGGACGGTGGGTTCAATCCTCTTAAGGAATGGTTGAGGGAAAATTCCCATTGCCAGGATAAGTAGAATCACCGGT
Proteins encoded in this region:
- a CDS encoding acetylornithine transaminase, which gives rise to MNTCGNKEWKERGDKVFIGTYARYPAAMVKGSGCRLTDADGKEYLDFLSGIAVCALGHCHPAVTEAIRQQAGELVHVSNLYYTEPQIRLAELLTGNSFGERVFLANSGAEANEAAIKLARIHSGAGRYQVISLTGSFHGRTLATVAATGQPKFHKGFEPLPEGFLHAPFGDLESLAAMISDKTCAILAEPLQGEGGVRPLDKEYLRGIKALCDQHRLLLIFDEIQTGLGRTGTLFAHEQLGVTPDILTMAKALGNGLPIGAMMTRADIAAAFTPGTHASTFGGNPVASAAAVAVLSIMLADDFFPEVRRKGAYFQEKLTSLVVRFPAIIDSVRGMGLLIGAVLTEKGATQGPAIVTKMFERGFLMNFAGNIALRFVPPLIVTTEEIDTFIDALGEVLAEMSDR
- the argF gene encoding ornithine carbamoyltransferase produces the protein MPKHFRSLQEFSKNELTGLINRAIELKSEKKAGKIHQQLMGKTIGLIFEKPSTRTRVSFESAMYGLGGQVIFLSGRDTQLARSEPLKDMSRVMSRYVDGMVVRTFGQEVVEELAAYATVPVINALTDLHHPCQVLSDIMTVIEKKGAIEPLRIAWVGDGNNMANSWIQAAGILGFELVLACPQGYEPDAAILAESRKIAGKPIVLVEDPEVAVRGAAVINVDVWASMGQEDEQEERIGIFSKYQLNHQLLAKAPADCIVLHCLPAHRGEEITDEVLESTQCVAFDQAENKMHIHKAILESLIG
- a CDS encoding argininosuccinate synthase, with product MSVNKIVLAYSGGLDTSVILKWLAEEYKCSVIAYSADIGQEEDWDAVTRKGLATGAEKVIVSDLKKVFVEDYIFPAFRANAIYEGSYLLGTSLARPLIAKEQVRIALAEGADAVSHGATGKGNDQVRFELAYIALAPSLKIIAPWRIWSLNSRQKLVEFAQDHNIPVPVTKEKPYSSDENLLHISFEGGILEDPWNEPEEAMFKLTVAPEKAPDKPAYLEITFEGGSPVALDGVAMEPLALFTELNRLGGANGIGRLDLVENRFVGMKSHGVYETPGGTILRTAHRDLETITLDREVLRIRDSLVPRYSELIYNGFWFSPERELLQKTMDETQKTVNGVVRLKLYKGNCTPVGRKSDQSLYQVNFATFEEDTVYNQGDATGFIRLNGLRLKINALQGRCSK
- the argH gene encoding argininosuccinate lyase — its product is MTVQKKSGSAKMWGGRFGEGTAASVEAFTASIHYDCRLYKYDIAGSKAHAAMLADGGILSREELTAITDGLTAIEKEISEGTFQFRRELEDVHMNIEKALVERIGPAGAKLHSGRSRNDQVALDFKLYLRDQCDEVLVLLDGVRRAFVLLARKYLGRIMPGYTHLQRAQPVQIAHHMLAYYEMFSRDRERMVDCRKRLNLSPLGCAALAGTGLPINREQVAKDLGFAGVTANSMDTSGDRDFAIEFTSCCTIIQLHLSRLSEELVLWSSQEFDFVNISDRFCTGSSIMPQKKNPDIPELIRGKCGRVVGSLMTLITLVKGLPLTYNRDLQEDKEPVFDTVDTVTASLAIMAELLENLTFKTERMAAATGKGCMTATDLADYLVLKNVPFREAHAIVGRAVAYCLEKERELPELSLSELGQFSEVIGEDAFEVLRVEGSVNSRISTGGTGVLRVEEALVTAEKKLGIGL
- the dapF gene encoding diaminopimelate epimerase, which translates into the protein MVQFPIPFEKMSGAGNDFVIVDNRICRIPAAEQAKLAQRICRRMFSLGADGMIFIEESATADFSWNFYNADGSVAEMCGNGSRCAARFAYRHGIAGKKMRFATLAGIIEAEVGEDEAMVRVKMTKPHDFRLGLSLVIGDEERPVSYVDTGVPHAVIFVKDDSIPVKTWGRMVRFHQLFEPKGANANFVKVLADGRLKVRTYERGVEAETMACGTGAVASALFAVIQKGMESPVEVVTSGGEVLTIFFDLFDGPVADNVYMQGLTRLVCVGELVEEALL
- the dapA gene encoding 4-hydroxy-tetrahydrodipicolinate synthase translates to MEKFHGALVALVTPFIDGRLDEQGLIDLIEFQIAGGTHGIVPCGTTGESATILFDEHKRVIDLTVKTVKGRVPVVAGTGANNTLEAIELTESAKESGADAVLSVVPYYNKPSQEGMYLHFREIAEKVDIPMFLYNVPGRTVVNMLPETVARLAQIDNIIGIKEASGSLEQISDVIRRCPKEFIVLSGDDFTSMPTAFIGGKGVISVVSNVYPQGMAKMLEAALVGNIDEANVQHYKMFELMKMMFIEPNPVPAKKALELMGKIKSGHPRLPLAPMGATNLEKLQSAMRTIGLI
- the dapB gene encoding 4-hydroxy-tetrahydrodipicolinate reductase, which gives rise to MTKVIIAGAAGRMGQRVAYMVNRHPLLQWTAGFEAAGHSAVGKDAGLLALGEANGVIIGEGIESVIDKGDVIIDFTFHKATMEFARLAARHGRAMVIGTTGLTPENLLELKELAKNFPCVQAPNMSVCVNVMMKLVKKTAAILGDDYDIEIIEAHHNKKKDAPSGTALKLAEMAAEGVGRNLSEVAVLERNGIIGERGAKEIGIQTIRAADIVGEHTVLFAGPGERIELIHRAHSRDHFARGAAAAAAWIAGRECGLYSMFDVLGLQDL
- the folK gene encoding 2-amino-4-hydroxy-6-hydroxymethyldihydropteridine diphosphokinase yields the protein MQYEVKAIIGLGSNLGNGRTILQEAWEYLGTVPGIRLGGLSRPYMTAPVGMISRHWFTNAVGSVYTFLEAGDLLQSLLVIEARFGRTRDNLSFGYQDRSLDLDLLYYGDVATDSPELTLPHPRIADRLFVLAPLGEVEPEFRDVLSGKTITEMVEELQSRIMSGHLKNQEIIVGSWD